The Vibrio echinoideorum genome includes a region encoding these proteins:
- a CDS encoding cytochrome c-type biogenesis protein CcmH, whose product MIKLLVQTLITLSVVFFTCFPTMAEGLFTASDKDKSIQVELFEFENPQQQQRAIALAKTLRCPQCQNQNLIESNSPIAKDLRLVVFDMIKNGKSNRDITQYMTERFGEFVLYKPTMSASNALLWFIPGVIFLLFIYLSIKSVRNSS is encoded by the coding sequence ATGATTAAACTTCTAGTACAAACCTTAATTACGTTATCTGTGGTTTTTTTTACCTGCTTTCCTACCATGGCGGAAGGGCTGTTTACCGCCAGTGACAAGGATAAGAGTATTCAAGTTGAGCTGTTTGAGTTTGAAAACCCACAACAGCAGCAGCGTGCAATTGCATTAGCCAAAACGTTGCGCTGCCCACAGTGTCAGAATCAAAACCTGATCGAATCCAATTCACCCATAGCGAAAGACCTCCGTCTTGTGGTTTTTGATATGATTAAAAATGGGAAGAGCAACCGAGATATTACTCAATACATGACGGAAAGGTTTGGTGAATTTGTACTGTATAAGCCGACAATGAGCGCTTCTAATGCACTACTTTGGTTTATACCAGGTGTTATTTTCCTGTTGTTTATATATCTATCAATAAAAAGTGTTAGAAACAGCTCATAA
- a CDS encoding GTP cyclohydrolase II has translation MAEVRARIDFKVGVTSSIDAELLSFHGLKTDKEHVAVIFKSADKTQAIPLVRMHSECLTGDVFHSSRCDCGEQLDETIRIMGETGGVILYLRQEGRGIGLYNKIDAYRLQSEGMNTYEANNHLGFGDDLRDFTEAAEMLRALGTTKIRLVTNNPKKINELKSFGIEIDEVVNTSAHIKEGNESYLKAKVSHGKHNLDI, from the coding sequence ATGGCGGAAGTGCGTGCCAGAATAGATTTCAAAGTAGGGGTTACAAGTAGCATTGATGCTGAACTTCTGTCTTTTCATGGATTGAAAACAGACAAAGAGCACGTTGCTGTCATATTCAAATCAGCAGACAAGACACAAGCCATACCTCTGGTGCGTATGCACTCTGAGTGTCTTACTGGTGATGTTTTCCATTCCTCCCGCTGTGACTGTGGCGAACAGCTAGACGAAACCATAAGAATTATGGGTGAAACAGGTGGCGTGATTCTTTATCTACGTCAAGAAGGTCGTGGTATTGGTTTATACAATAAAATCGATGCGTATCGTCTTCAAAGTGAAGGTATGAACACCTACGAAGCCAATAACCACTTAGGTTTTGGTGATGATTTGCGCGATTTCACTGAAGCGGCAGAGATGCTACGAGCTTTAGGTACGACTAAAATCCGTTTGGTGACTAACAATCCTAAAAAAATCAATGAACTTAAATCTTTTGGTATTGAGATCGATGAAGTGGTGAATACTTCTGCTCATATTAAGGAGGGTAATGAAAGTTACCTTAAAGCAAAAGTCTCACACGGTAAGCATAATCTGGATATCTGA
- a CDS encoding imelysin family protein, whose translation MTIKSLVTKAVTSSLIFASASSFAAVTQDQVVEHYADIAHAVFADSVITAKALNSSIDTFLASPSAGNFEQVKQAWLESRVPYQQSEVFRFGNVVVDDWEGQLNAWPLDEGLIDYVSSDYQYELGNEGASANIVANKTFQIGQTTVDATNITPELIADLNEIGGSEANVASGYHAIEFLLWGQDLNGTNSGAGERAYTDFVVGAECTNGNCDRRGAYLKASAELLIQDLEWMEKQWAEGEKGNYRQELLSESSDNGLRKMLFGMGSLSLGELAGERMKVALEANSTEDEHDCFSDNTHNSHYYNEQGIYNVYTGLYKREDGSLLSGPSLFDLVEQKDEQAAKEIQKQFDLARAQVGELVTSAEKNNQHFDQLIAADNAAGNALVNKTIVALVSQTAAIERAAGVIGVDSLNPDTADHEF comes from the coding sequence ATGACCATTAAATCTTTAGTGACCAAAGCCGTAACTTCGTCACTCATTTTTGCCTCTGCTTCTTCTTTCGCAGCAGTAACTCAAGATCAAGTTGTAGAACATTATGCAGATATTGCTCATGCGGTGTTTGCAGATTCAGTAATTACAGCAAAAGCGTTGAACTCTTCTATTGATACCTTCTTAGCTTCTCCTTCTGCTGGTAACTTCGAACAAGTAAAACAAGCTTGGCTTGAATCTCGTGTACCTTACCAACAGTCTGAAGTGTTCCGTTTTGGTAACGTCGTTGTTGATGATTGGGAAGGTCAATTAAACGCATGGCCACTTGATGAAGGCCTTATCGATTACGTATCTTCTGATTACCAATATGAGCTTGGTAACGAAGGCGCTAGCGCAAACATCGTTGCGAACAAAACGTTCCAAATTGGTCAGACTACAGTCGACGCAACCAACATCACACCTGAGCTAATCGCAGATCTTAATGAAATTGGCGGTTCTGAAGCAAACGTAGCGTCTGGCTACCACGCGATTGAATTCCTACTTTGGGGCCAAGATTTAAACGGCACAAACAGCGGTGCAGGTGAGCGTGCTTACACTGACTTCGTTGTTGGTGCTGAGTGTACTAATGGCAACTGTGACCGTCGTGGCGCATACCTAAAAGCATCAGCTGAACTACTTATCCAAGATCTAGAATGGATGGAAAAACAGTGGGCTGAAGGCGAGAAAGGCAACTACCGTCAAGAGCTTCTTTCTGAATCTAGCGACAACGGCCTACGTAAAATGCTGTTCGGCATGGGTTCACTGTCTCTAGGTGAACTAGCGGGTGAGCGTATGAAGGTTGCACTAGAAGCAAACTCTACTGAAGATGAGCACGACTGTTTCTCTGATAACACGCACAACTCTCATTACTACAACGAGCAAGGTATCTACAACGTATACACTGGCTTGTACAAGCGTGAAGATGGTTCTTTACTTTCAGGTCCTAGCCTGTTTGACCTAGTTGAGCAAAAAGACGAGCAAGCTGCGAAAGAGATTCAAAAGCAGTTTGACCTAGCACGTGCACAAGTGGGTGAGCTAGTAACGTCTGCTGAGAAAAACAACCAACATTTCGATCAGCTAATTGCTGCTGACAATGCTGCGGGTAACGCACTAGTAAACAAAACAATTGTTGCGCTAGTGTCTCAAACCGCTGCTATCGAACGCGCTGCTGGTGTGATTGGCGTTGATAGCCTAAACCCAGACACAGCGGATCACGAGTTCTAA
- a CDS encoding di-heme oxidoreductase family protein, which translates to MKSYLSASLLTALFFLSPLHAHETYSGGKTTVKKEGANAFSLPAANLPMSKRLDFSVGNSFFRNPWVPAPSSTDARDGLGPLFNTNGCQNCHIKDGRGHAPEKGDENAVSMLVRLSIPAETPEQRQAFIRDGGIPEPTYGGQLQDFALQGIKPEGKVNISYTDVPVEFKDGTVVTLRKPTLKITELAFSEMHPKTEFSARVAPPMIGLGLLESIPKETILGFAEQQLADKQGVSGKANYVLDVQTNDMTLGRFGWKAGQPNLMQQNAAAFNGDLGLTSRLFPNENCTSAQSTCDDFPNGGAPEVSDNILDFVEFYSQHLAVPIRRDVKNTTVIKGKTLFKDIGCQSCHQAEIRTGEREGLPALSKQLISPYTDMLLHDMGEGLADNRPEYLANGQEWRTTPLWGLGYTKEVNGHTFLLHDGRARNVMEAVLWHGGEAEMAKQNVLALSSSEREALLAFLNSL; encoded by the coding sequence ATGAAGTCGTATCTATCAGCCTCACTATTAACCGCACTGTTTTTCTTATCCCCGTTACATGCCCATGAAACCTACTCTGGTGGTAAAACAACGGTGAAGAAAGAGGGAGCGAATGCTTTTTCTCTTCCTGCAGCCAACCTACCAATGAGCAAACGCTTGGATTTCAGCGTAGGTAACAGCTTCTTTAGAAACCCTTGGGTTCCTGCGCCATCATCAACCGATGCACGTGATGGATTGGGCCCATTGTTCAACACCAACGGTTGTCAAAACTGTCACATCAAAGATGGTCGTGGCCACGCGCCAGAAAAAGGCGATGAGAACGCGGTATCCATGTTGGTTCGCTTGAGTATTCCTGCTGAAACACCAGAACAGAGACAAGCCTTTATTCGCGATGGTGGCATTCCAGAACCGACTTACGGCGGACAGCTACAAGATTTCGCGCTTCAAGGTATTAAACCAGAGGGTAAAGTGAACATCAGTTACACCGATGTTCCTGTTGAATTCAAAGATGGTACGGTCGTTACTCTGCGTAAACCTACTTTAAAGATTACTGAACTTGCTTTCAGCGAGATGCATCCTAAAACTGAATTTTCTGCTCGAGTTGCGCCTCCAATGATTGGGCTTGGCCTACTCGAGAGCATTCCGAAAGAAACCATTCTTGGATTTGCTGAGCAGCAACTAGCTGACAAGCAAGGCGTGTCGGGTAAAGCCAACTACGTACTCGATGTTCAAACTAATGACATGACGTTAGGTCGTTTCGGTTGGAAAGCAGGACAGCCTAATTTAATGCAGCAAAATGCTGCAGCGTTTAATGGTGACTTAGGTTTAACGAGTCGTCTATTTCCAAATGAAAATTGCACATCAGCACAATCAACGTGTGATGACTTCCCGAATGGTGGTGCTCCAGAAGTTAGCGACAATATCCTAGATTTTGTTGAGTTTTACTCACAGCACTTGGCAGTACCGATTCGCCGTGATGTTAAAAACACAACTGTCATTAAAGGTAAAACACTGTTTAAAGACATTGGTTGCCAAAGTTGTCACCAAGCTGAAATTCGTACCGGAGAGCGTGAAGGTTTACCTGCTCTGTCGAAGCAGTTAATCAGCCCGTACACCGATATGCTATTACATGATATGGGGGAAGGTTTAGCCGATAATCGCCCTGAGTATCTTGCAAATGGTCAAGAGTGGCGCACAACACCATTGTGGGGACTCGGTTATACCAAAGAAGTAAACGGTCACACGTTCTTACTTCATGATGGCCGAGCAAGAAACGTAATGGAAGCTGTGCTTTGGCATGGCGGTGAAGCAGAAATGGCGAAGCAAAACGTCTTAGCTCTTAGTAGCAGCGAGCGTGAAGCGCTATTGGCGTTCTTAAACTCGTTATAG
- a CDS encoding imelysin family protein → MTHKFLLMPLSVLIMAGCQSSGEQTASSEVNGVSYQADTTDHISRSVYQQEFDSAILFAKQANELEVLMQGYCQTHDVELDALKTQWQLTMNSWMALQGQERGPTAALEESWNVQFWPDKKNTTGLKMRQLTQQDKVWSQVEIAQQSVTVQGLGALEWSLYDEQSPLLQDKALGCQSSQAITENLAIKSSSIAQAWQVNPWLALDETRWESEYIALLTNQLDYSMKKLSRPMAKIGHPRPYFSESWRAQTSMTQLKANVAALQKLYLADGNGLDGLLREKGLNDLAGRVADQFTLTLDTWPTDSSLFELLQSKEGYRDVLTQYNKLERLKYLIHEEVAIELGVVIGFNATDGD, encoded by the coding sequence ATGACGCATAAATTTTTATTAATGCCTTTGTCGGTACTAATCATGGCAGGCTGCCAATCATCGGGTGAGCAAACCGCTTCATCTGAGGTTAACGGTGTGTCTTATCAAGCGGACACGACCGACCACATCAGTCGCAGTGTCTACCAACAAGAGTTTGATTCAGCCATCCTATTCGCCAAGCAAGCCAATGAGCTAGAAGTCTTGATGCAGGGTTACTGTCAAACTCACGACGTTGAGTTAGATGCGTTGAAAACTCAGTGGCAGCTCACCATGAACAGTTGGATGGCACTGCAAGGGCAAGAAAGAGGCCCAACAGCGGCGCTTGAAGAGAGCTGGAATGTTCAGTTCTGGCCAGACAAAAAGAACACCACTGGTCTTAAAATGCGCCAGTTGACTCAGCAAGATAAAGTTTGGTCTCAAGTTGAAATTGCTCAACAGAGTGTGACAGTTCAAGGGCTAGGCGCATTGGAATGGTCGCTTTATGACGAGCAATCGCCACTGCTTCAAGACAAAGCGTTAGGTTGCCAATCGTCGCAAGCGATTACTGAAAACTTAGCGATTAAGTCGTCTTCGATTGCACAGGCATGGCAAGTTAACCCTTGGTTAGCGCTAGACGAGACTCGTTGGGAGTCTGAATACATCGCTTTATTGACCAACCAACTTGATTACAGCATGAAAAAGCTGAGTCGTCCGATGGCGAAAATCGGTCATCCGCGTCCGTATTTTTCAGAATCATGGCGTGCACAAACCTCGATGACTCAACTAAAAGCGAATGTAGCAGCACTTCAAAAGCTTTATCTGGCTGATGGCAATGGTCTTGATGGCTTGTTAAGAGAGAAGGGCCTAAATGACCTTGCTGGTCGCGTTGCTGACCAGTTCACGTTGACGCTAGATACATGGCCTACAGACTCAAGCTTGTTTGAGTTATTGCAGAGCAAAGAGGGCTACCGAGATGTGTTGACTCAATACAACAAACTAGAACGTTTGAAGTACCTCATTCATGAAGAAGTGGCGATAGAGCTTGGTGTCGTAATAGGATTTAATGCTACCGATGGTGACTGA
- a CDS encoding DUF1513 domain-containing protein, giving the protein MVTDTTRRRLLKAALGCAAVPVLPFGCASRSGAVSSSREPQLIGCALNGRGQYSAVVADEYGTPLSQLPIPDRGHGVAICPTSSHAVVFARRPGDYFMVFDYKNGQQIKMVVKGNNRHFYGHGVYSLDGKLLYATEGKTDSSQGVIGVYDVAQGYRKVEEFSGFGIGPHEVIIMPDGNLAIGVGGVHTDGRTPKNLDSMQPSLSYVSPEGVLLDQVELLDKKLSIRHLAHDGAETVLCGQQYRGEPDEYPSLLAMHTKGGQFESLNAEPEQWARFNHYIASIAASDDWIIATSPRGNCYGIWSKATKELVELSALSDASGAVLLDGEFRLSSGAGSVVSQRKPYEKSSQQSSVQWDNHWSAV; this is encoded by the coding sequence ATGGTGACTGATACTACACGAAGAAGGTTACTCAAGGCTGCATTGGGTTGTGCAGCTGTTCCTGTACTTCCATTTGGCTGCGCTAGTCGCTCTGGTGCTGTGAGCTCATCTCGTGAGCCTCAATTAATCGGTTGTGCGCTGAATGGGCGAGGTCAATATTCAGCGGTTGTGGCTGACGAATATGGAACGCCATTGAGTCAACTGCCGATACCAGATCGTGGCCATGGCGTCGCGATTTGCCCAACCTCATCACATGCGGTGGTTTTTGCTCGTCGTCCTGGTGACTATTTTATGGTGTTTGACTATAAAAACGGTCAGCAGATCAAAATGGTCGTGAAAGGTAACAACCGTCACTTCTATGGTCATGGCGTTTACTCATTAGATGGCAAGTTACTGTATGCCACTGAAGGGAAAACGGACAGCAGCCAAGGTGTGATTGGCGTTTACGATGTCGCGCAAGGCTATCGTAAGGTCGAAGAGTTCAGCGGTTTTGGTATTGGGCCTCATGAAGTGATCATCATGCCGGATGGTAATCTCGCGATCGGCGTTGGTGGCGTTCATACTGATGGTAGAACACCGAAAAACTTGGATTCAATGCAACCGAGTTTAAGTTATGTTTCTCCTGAAGGTGTGTTACTTGATCAGGTTGAATTGTTGGATAAGAAGCTGAGCATTCGACACTTAGCCCATGATGGTGCTGAAACCGTGCTTTGTGGCCAGCAATATCGTGGTGAACCAGATGAGTATCCTTCGCTATTGGCGATGCATACTAAAGGCGGACAGTTTGAATCACTGAACGCAGAGCCAGAGCAATGGGCAAGGTTTAATCATTACATTGCGAGTATCGCAGCTTCTGATGACTGGATTATCGCTACTTCGCCAAGAGGGAATTGTTACGGTATTTGGTCTAAAGCGACTAAAGAGTTAGTGGAACTGTCTGCTTTATCAGATGCTTCTGGCGCAGTGTTGCTTGATGGGGAGTTTAGACTCAGCTCTGGAGCGGGTAGCGTAGTGAGCCAACGCAAGCCTTATGAAAAATCCAGTCAGCAATCATCCGTCCAGTGGGATAACCACTGGAGTGCAGTCTAA
- a CDS encoding L,D-transpeptidase family protein, which produces MLAKYFCGLLVLVSVHAWSYTSSDESRFIPADSELSFMLIYPELTQSIYQDSSLPILWDSPELVKAFEFQLSLIEQAHMAPLFDRQLKQIRQYQSRGQWQELDVLLTDTFIYYLSYVENAPLMGKEWYFSGKLHSKLPAPSPHILMRLKSSVSDDYLLEMVLSYAPPVGDFDQFKATYSVLETASELSIERYKQKGLKRLGDELSDKAVLVERIALVGVDTSLVAVDFPKFDRDLESAIKSFQQMHGLTADGIIGPDTIKWINMSFDDRLNSLALNAERVRLWPRDRDSLIVVNVPSFDMKYWEDGEEVFESKVVVGRKSRKTPLLEINLDSVILNPTWNVPWKIMVKDILPKVKADESYLETHNFQVIDGWRTMETVDTTDIDWQTINFNSFPYRMRQQAGSRNALGLYKFNTPNKRAIYLHDTPSKGLFNDDFRAYSSGCIRVEHAEQLAELLFATKVRKVPNQGGDLAPNTKVRLKKRIPVHIIYQTVLFEEGGIQYRGDIYQYDKEGG; this is translated from the coding sequence ATGTTAGCGAAATACTTCTGTGGATTATTGGTGTTAGTTTCTGTGCATGCATGGAGCTATACGAGTTCTGACGAGAGCCGATTTATCCCGGCTGATTCAGAACTCTCTTTCATGCTCATTTATCCTGAGCTTACTCAGAGCATTTACCAAGACTCTTCTCTTCCTATCCTTTGGGATTCGCCTGAACTTGTTAAGGCGTTTGAATTCCAATTGTCACTTATAGAACAAGCGCACATGGCGCCACTTTTTGATAGACAACTTAAACAAATCCGTCAGTATCAATCCCGCGGTCAATGGCAAGAGTTGGACGTTCTTTTAACCGATACCTTCATCTACTACTTAAGTTACGTTGAAAATGCGCCACTAATGGGAAAGGAATGGTACTTTTCCGGAAAGCTACATTCCAAGTTGCCCGCGCCTTCTCCTCATATTCTGATGAGATTAAAAAGCAGTGTTTCCGATGATTATTTATTGGAGATGGTGTTGTCCTACGCTCCGCCTGTAGGGGATTTTGACCAATTTAAGGCGACCTACTCAGTCTTAGAAACCGCATCGGAACTTTCCATCGAACGATACAAACAAAAAGGCTTAAAGCGCTTGGGCGATGAGCTTTCAGACAAGGCTGTTCTTGTGGAACGCATAGCTTTAGTCGGTGTCGACACGTCGTTGGTCGCTGTTGACTTTCCTAAGTTCGATCGTGACCTAGAAAGTGCAATTAAATCGTTTCAACAGATGCATGGCCTTACGGCTGACGGGATCATTGGGCCAGATACGATCAAGTGGATCAATATGAGCTTCGATGATCGATTGAACTCATTAGCTTTGAATGCAGAACGCGTTCGCTTGTGGCCAAGAGACCGAGATTCTCTCATCGTGGTTAACGTGCCCAGCTTTGATATGAAGTATTGGGAAGATGGCGAAGAGGTATTTGAATCCAAAGTCGTCGTGGGTAGAAAGTCTCGAAAAACGCCGCTTTTAGAGATAAACCTAGATTCGGTCATTCTAAATCCGACTTGGAATGTGCCATGGAAAATCATGGTGAAAGACATTTTGCCTAAGGTGAAAGCGGACGAAAGCTATCTAGAAACACACAATTTCCAAGTGATTGACGGTTGGCGCACGATGGAAACGGTTGATACGACAGATATTGACTGGCAGACCATTAATTTCAATTCGTTCCCATATCGAATGCGTCAACAGGCCGGCTCGCGTAATGCGTTAGGTTTGTACAAGTTCAATACACCTAATAAGCGTGCGATTTATTTGCACGATACGCCAAGTAAAGGTCTGTTTAATGACGACTTTCGTGCTTATAGTTCAGGTTGTATACGAGTCGAACATGCCGAACAACTGGCTGAGTTACTGTTCGCGACCAAGGTCAGAAAGGTTCCTAATCAAGGTGGCGACTTAGCGCCTAATACCAAGGTGCGACTCAAGAAGCGAATTCCAGTGCATATCATCTATCAAACCGTGTTGTTTGAGGAAGGGGGCATACAGTATCGTGGTGACATCTATCAATATGATAAAGAGGGTGGTTAA
- a CDS encoding YcbK family protein, translating to MSQSLFSRRQFLTYAGGTAVVASITPSIAFASYPDQPRTISMNNLHTGERLETCYFDGTNYVGDEMARLSKLCRDFRRNEIHPMDKNLFDQITQIQNVLGIQKEVQIISGYRSPATNEALRSKSSGVAKKSYHMLGKAIDFRIDGVNLKELRDVAKSLNAGGVGYYARSNFVHIDTGPVRSW from the coding sequence ATGTCTCAAAGTTTATTTTCACGCCGTCAGTTTCTGACTTACGCTGGTGGTACCGCTGTTGTCGCCTCAATCACACCCTCTATCGCTTTTGCTTCATACCCAGATCAGCCAAGAACGATCAGCATGAACAATCTTCACACTGGTGAAAGGTTAGAAACCTGCTATTTCGATGGTACTAACTATGTTGGTGATGAGATGGCTCGACTAAGCAAATTGTGTCGTGACTTCCGTCGCAACGAAATCCACCCAATGGACAAAAACCTGTTTGATCAGATCACTCAGATTCAAAATGTTCTAGGTATTCAAAAAGAAGTTCAGATCATCTCTGGTTACCGCTCTCCTGCGACTAATGAAGCATTGCGATCCAAGTCGAGTGGTGTAGCGAAGAAGAGCTACCACATGTTAGGCAAAGCGATCGATTTCCGTATTGATGGCGTTAACCTAAAAGAATTAAGAGACGTCGCCAAAAGCCTGAACGCGGGTGGTGTCGGTTATTATGCACGTAGCAACTTTGTCCATATAGATACTGGTCCAGTACGTAGTTGGTAG
- a CDS encoding MBL fold metallo-hydrolase: protein MSLKYQVVPVTSFSQNCSIVWCDETMEGIVVDPGGDVQQLAAIIEELGVKVVNLVLTHGHLDHVGGTVPLAEILKVNIVGPHKADNFWLQGLENQSQMFGFPLCKAFEPNTWLEEGDKVTFGNQVIDVIHTPGHTPGHVVLFSDQARMAFVGDVLFNGAIGRTDFPQGDFNTLIASIKTKLWPLGSDVTFVPGHGPESTFGRERASNPFVADEMPLY, encoded by the coding sequence ATGTCTCTTAAGTATCAAGTTGTGCCTGTTACCTCATTCTCTCAAAATTGCTCGATTGTGTGGTGTGATGAAACCATGGAAGGCATCGTTGTCGATCCGGGCGGTGATGTTCAGCAGTTAGCGGCTATCATTGAAGAGTTAGGTGTTAAAGTGGTGAATTTGGTACTGACACACGGCCATTTAGATCATGTTGGTGGCACGGTTCCACTTGCTGAGATCTTGAAGGTTAATATTGTTGGCCCACATAAAGCTGATAACTTTTGGCTTCAAGGCTTAGAGAATCAAAGCCAGATGTTTGGTTTCCCATTGTGTAAAGCTTTTGAACCAAATACTTGGTTAGAAGAGGGTGATAAAGTCACTTTTGGTAACCAAGTTATCGATGTGATTCACACTCCTGGTCATACTCCTGGCCACGTTGTGTTATTCAGTGATCAGGCGCGCATGGCGTTTGTTGGCGACGTTTTATTTAACGGTGCTATTGGTCGTACGGATTTCCCACAAGGTGATTTCAACACACTGATCGCTTCAATCAAGACTAAGCTTTGGCCATTAGGCAGTGACGTAACATTCGTCCCGGGTCATGGCCCTGAATCTACATTTGGACGTGAACGAGCATCAAACCCGTTCGTTGCAGATGAAATGCCACTATATTAA
- a CDS encoding DUF2982 domain-containing protein — translation MDTRHLTNFSLPAFTRSYRIVAVILGFVCLIIALYSDNPKLLIVGAFCISALLGTGYYLMLRSRVMFTLTPTHFQQHFYKGGWVLKWSNIEKIGLCTYEQEGWHQPLPWVGIKMKDYSPYLDSICPKITCELLLSQRALLYLGAKQAGKESNFEDMVLDSSHYHTRCIESGCVEQSKNRDPEDTSKSQIQPNPENVIVKDYSGLQAMLANRMKYQRGFHGYDIFISTQDLNMSGEEFIGLARRYLAAAESIPN, via the coding sequence ATGGACACTCGTCACCTTACAAATTTCTCTTTGCCTGCTTTCACACGTTCATACCGAATTGTCGCTGTCATTTTGGGGTTCGTATGCTTAATCATTGCTCTATACAGTGACAATCCAAAGTTACTGATCGTGGGCGCATTTTGCATTAGCGCGCTTTTGGGCACTGGCTATTATTTGATGCTGCGTAGCAGAGTAATGTTCACGCTCACCCCCACTCACTTTCAACAGCATTTTTATAAAGGTGGCTGGGTTTTAAAGTGGAGCAATATTGAAAAGATTGGCCTATGTACTTACGAACAAGAGGGGTGGCATCAACCTCTCCCTTGGGTGGGCATTAAAATGAAAGATTACTCGCCCTACCTTGACTCTATCTGCCCCAAAATAACCTGCGAATTATTGCTGAGCCAGCGAGCACTTTTGTACCTGGGCGCCAAGCAAGCGGGTAAAGAGTCAAACTTTGAAGATATGGTTCTCGACTCATCGCATTACCATACTCGTTGTATAGAGAGTGGTTGTGTGGAACAGAGTAAAAATAGAGACCCAGAAGATACGAGTAAGTCACAGATTCAACCCAATCCTGAAAATGTGATTGTTAAAGATTACTCAGGGTTACAAGCAATGCTTGCCAACCGAATGAAGTATCAAAGAGGCTTTCACGGTTATGATATTTTCATATCAACTCAAGATTTGAATATGAGTGGGGAAGAGTTTATTGGATTGGCTCGACGTTACTTGGCTGCAGCCGAGAGCATTCCTAACTAA
- a CDS encoding TRAP transporter substrate-binding protein, with protein sequence MSLISNSLTRVFKNVAVTAAACLALVATGATAADKVYRLKLAETWGPNFPVFGDATKNMAAMAEKMSNGRLQIRIDSANKHKAPLGVFDMVKSGQYDMGHSGSYYWKGKVPNTLYFTSMPFGMTPAEQYAWFYHGGGMELMDQVYSPHNLMSFPGGNTDIQMGGWFQKEINSVEDLQGLKMRIPGFAGEILAELGAKPTNIAPGELYTSLERRTIDALEWVGPSLDLRMGFHKIAPYYYTGWHEPGSELQFLVNKRTWNKLPEDLQEILRVAMRTAAYDMYTQATHESGKNWVSMKTEYPDVQVKDFPPEVMAALKEANDRLLAKHAEKDALAKEIQASQASYLEQVRSWTDISHRAYLNSQAK encoded by the coding sequence ATGAGTCTCATCTCTAACTCCCTCACACGAGTTTTTAAAAACGTTGCGGTAACTGCAGCGGCTTGTTTAGCTTTGGTCGCTACTGGTGCAACAGCTGCTGATAAGGTTTACCGTTTAAAGCTTGCAGAGACATGGGGACCAAACTTCCCTGTCTTCGGTGACGCAACGAAGAACATGGCTGCGATGGCTGAGAAAATGTCTAATGGTAGACTTCAAATCCGAATCGATTCAGCAAACAAACATAAAGCACCGCTTGGCGTATTTGACATGGTTAAATCTGGTCAATACGACATGGGTCACTCAGGCTCTTATTACTGGAAAGGTAAAGTTCCAAACACTCTTTACTTCACTTCTATGCCTTTCGGTATGACGCCTGCTGAGCAATACGCGTGGTTCTATCACGGTGGTGGTATGGAGTTGATGGATCAGGTTTACTCTCCACACAACTTGATGTCGTTCCCGGGTGGTAATACTGATATTCAAATGGGTGGTTGGTTTCAAAAAGAGATCAACAGTGTTGAAGACCTACAAGGCTTGAAAATGCGTATCCCAGGTTTTGCTGGTGAGATTCTGGCAGAGCTAGGTGCGAAACCAACAAATATTGCACCGGGTGAGCTATACACTTCTCTAGAGCGTCGCACAATCGATGCGCTTGAGTGGGTAGGCCCATCACTGGATTTACGAATGGGCTTCCACAAAATCGCACCTTACTACTACACAGGTTGGCATGAGCCGGGTTCAGAGCTTCAATTCCTAGTGAACAAACGTACATGGAACAAGTTGCCTGAAGACCTACAAGAAATCCTGCGTGTTGCAATGCGTACCGCTGCTTACGATATGTACACGCAAGCAACGCACGAAAGTGGCAAGAACTGGGTTTCAATGAAAACAGAATACCCAGACGTACAAGTTAAAGATTTTCCGCCAGAAGTTATGGCTGCATTGAAAGAAGCAAATGATCGCCTGCTCGCTAAGCATGCTGAGAAAGATGCATTGGCGAAAGAGATACAAGCTTCACAAGCAAGCTACCTAGAACAAGTTCGTTCATGGACGGATATTTCACACAGAGCTTATTTAAATAGCCAAGCGAAATAG